In Candidatus Hydrogenedentota bacterium, one genomic interval encodes:
- a CDS encoding DUF1080 domain-containing protein has protein sequence MKKRLIAAALALAALATPALAAPNTINLLENGSLNHWYTWIKDRGKDIDPKQVFTMVDGQLRISGEEWGCVTSKEEFENYHIVLEFKWGQITHAPRVDRARDSGFLIHSQGADGNYSGIWMNSIEVQLIEGGTGDFIVVGDKSDTFSITAPVAPEKQGESWLFSPDGEPTLVKDIRVNWWGRDPNWADVKDFRGAKDVEKPIGEWNRLEVIADGGKITVLLNGILVNRAVDCTPKKGRLQIQSEGAEIFFRRVELTPLTQPDTAAAVPLTKEPRLLVANKHSDTLSYINPDTLTVEQTITVGHNPHELAITPDQRFMYLSNYAKPGDTISVVDLAARRHIKQINTGEYVQIHGATMAPDGKNAYFTAGQTGFVVEVDTATHEMTRAIPTHGKISHMVLVSPDNKRLYTANIETENVSVIDRASGELITQIQCEKGAEGMAFTPDGKQLWVANQSGASMSIIDLATHTVVERFDVPGMPVRIKFTKDGKRAYVPSWTPEGELIVIDVPARKEIKRIKVGSFAIGVELSPDEKRAFVGCENVDGLHVVNTETLEMEAKIETGDGPDPMSMWFPGNE, from the coding sequence TTGAAGAAACGACTCATTGCCGCGGCACTGGCCCTCGCCGCCTTGGCCACACCCGCCCTGGCCGCACCCAACACGATTAACCTCCTCGAAAATGGCTCCCTGAACCACTGGTACACGTGGATTAAGGACCGCGGCAAGGACATTGATCCCAAGCAGGTCTTCACCATGGTGGATGGCCAGCTCCGCATCTCCGGCGAGGAGTGGGGCTGTGTGACGTCGAAGGAGGAGTTCGAGAACTACCACATCGTGCTGGAGTTCAAATGGGGTCAGATTACCCATGCGCCCCGGGTGGACCGCGCCCGGGATTCGGGCTTCCTCATTCATTCCCAGGGGGCCGACGGCAACTACAGCGGGATCTGGATGAATTCCATTGAGGTGCAGTTGATCGAAGGGGGCACGGGCGACTTTATTGTGGTGGGCGACAAGTCCGACACCTTCAGCATCACCGCGCCCGTCGCGCCAGAGAAGCAGGGCGAATCCTGGCTCTTCAGCCCCGATGGCGAACCGACGCTGGTGAAGGATATCCGCGTGAACTGGTGGGGGCGCGATCCCAACTGGGCCGACGTGAAGGACTTCCGTGGCGCGAAGGATGTGGAGAAACCCATCGGCGAATGGAATCGCCTTGAAGTCATCGCGGATGGCGGCAAGATCACCGTGCTGCTGAACGGCATTCTGGTTAATCGCGCCGTGGACTGCACGCCGAAAAAGGGGCGCCTCCAGATCCAGTCGGAAGGGGCCGAGATTTTCTTTCGCCGCGTCGAACTTACACCCCTGACGCAGCCGGATACCGCCGCTGCCGTACCGCTTACGAAAGAGCCCCGGCTGCTGGTGGCCAATAAGCACAGCGACACGCTGAGCTACATCAATCCGGACACATTGACCGTGGAGCAGACTATTACCGTGGGCCACAATCCCCACGAGTTGGCCATCACCCCCGACCAGCGCTTCATGTACCTCTCCAACTACGCCAAACCGGGGGATACGATCTCCGTGGTCGACCTGGCAGCGCGGCGCCACATCAAGCAGATCAACACGGGCGAGTATGTGCAGATTCACGGAGCCACCATGGCCCCGGATGGGAAGAATGCCTACTTCACCGCCGGGCAGACGGGCTTTGTGGTGGAAGTGGACACCGCAACCCACGAAATGACGCGCGCCATTCCCACCCACGGCAAGATCTCTCATATGGTGCTCGTGTCGCCCGACAACAAGCGGCTTTACACCGCCAATATCGAAACGGAAAACGTCTCCGTCATCGACCGCGCCAGTGGCGAACTCATCACCCAGATCCAATGCGAAAAAGGGGCCGAGGGCATGGCTTTCACGCCCGACGGCAAACAGCTCTGGGTCGCCAACCAGTCTGGCGCGTCCATGTCCATCATCGACCTCGCCACCCACACCGTTGTCGAGCGTTTCGACGTGCCCGGCATGCCGGTGCGCATCAAGTTCACGAAAGACGGGAAACGCGCCTACGTTCCCAGTTGGACGCCCGAGGGCGAACTTATCGTGATTGATGTGCCCGCGCGCAAGGAGATCAAACGCATCAAAGTCGGTAGTTTTGCCATCGGCGTGGAGCTGAGCCCCGACGAGAAGCGCGCTTTTGTGGGGTGCGAGAATGTCGACGGCCTTCATGTGGTAAACACGGAGACGTTGGAGATGGAGGCCAAGATCGAGACGGGCGATGGGCCGGATCCCATGTCCATGTGGTTTCCAGGGAACGAGTGA